A genomic segment from Desulfurispirillum indicum S5 encodes:
- a CDS encoding YraN family protein — protein sequence MLNLRKVWERLLPSNSPDAPGDRATTRDTGLHHEQMASGYLRNQGFVIRATNYRTRSGEIDIVALDEMTLVFVEVRFRSHPATLAEYTVDRTKQRKLWKTAAHYLRQHPWDGDVRFDVIAINGAALEHYQDAFRGNE from the coding sequence ATGTTGAATCTCAGGAAGGTTTGGGAACGACTTTTACCATCAAACTCCCCGGATGCCCCCGGGGATAGGGCAACAACCCGCGATACCGGCCTGCATCATGAGCAGATGGCCAGTGGTTATCTGCGGAATCAGGGTTTTGTCATCCGCGCCACCAATTATCGCACCCGCAGTGGTGAAATTGATATAGTGGCTCTGGATGAAATGACACTGGTTTTTGTCGAGGTACGCTTTCGCTCTCATCCGGCCACACTGGCTGAATATACGGTTGATCGCACCAAGCAGCGCAAGCTGTGGAAAACCGCTGCCCATTACCTGCGTCAGCATCCCTGGGACGGGGATGTGCGCTTTGATGTCATTGCCATCAATGGTGCCGCTCTTGAACACTATCAGGATGCCTTCAGGGGGAATGAATGA